In Molothrus aeneus isolate 106 chromosome 13, BPBGC_Maene_1.0, whole genome shotgun sequence, a genomic segment contains:
- the TMED3 gene encoding transmembrane emp24 domain-containing protein 3, producing the protein MPGAVRTLCLAALLGALRAGGTELTLELPDSAQRCFHQELESGVKFTLDYQVISGGHYDVDCYVEDPNGKTIYQETKKQYDSFSHHTEAKGIYTFCFSNEFSTFSHKIVYFDFQVGDEPPILPDMNNRVTALTQLESACVTIHEMLKAVIDSQTHYRLREAQDRSRAEELNGRVSYWSVGETLILFVVSIGQVVLLKSFFTEKRPSSGGAGT; encoded by the exons ATGCCGGGCGCGGTGCGGACGCTGTGCCTGGCCGCGCTGCTGGGCGCGCTGCGGGCCGGCGGCACGGAGCTGACGCTGGAGCTGCCCGACAGCGCCCAGCGCTGCTtccaccaggagctggagagCGGCGTCAAGTTCACCCTCGACTATCAG GTGATCAGCGGAGGGCACTATGATGTGGACTGCTACGTGGAGGACCCCAATGGCAAGACCATCTACCAGGAGACCAAGAAGCAGTACGACAGCTTCTCGCACCACACCGAGGCCAAGGGTATCTACACCTTCTGCTTCAGCAACGAGTTCTCCACCTTCTCCCACAAAATCGTCTACTTTGACTTCCAGGTGGGCGACGAGCCGCCCATCCTGCCCGACATGAACAACCGCGTCACTGCCCTGACACAG ctggaatcTGCCTGTGTCACCATCCACGAGATGCTGAAGGCAGTGATCGACTCCCAGACGCACTACCGGCTGCGGGAGGcgcaggacaggagcagagctgaggagctcAATGGCCGCGTCTCGTACTGGTCAGTGGGGGAAACCCTCATCCTCTTCGTGGTCAGCATCGGGCAGGTGGTGCTGCTCAAGAGCTTCTTCACCGAGAAGAGACCCAGCAGCGGTGGAGCTGGCACCTAG